In Naumovozyma castellii chromosome 1, complete genome, one DNA window encodes the following:
- the APN1 gene encoding DNA-(apurinic or apyrimidinic site) lyase APN1 (ancestral locus Anc_2.458) produces MSKFIRSTTSKYKFGAHMSGAGGISNSVLNAHNTGCNAFAMFLKSPRKWVSPAFTKEEIAKFNDNCEKFNYNPLTDILPHGHYLINLANPDLEKVDKSYESFLDDLKRCESLGIGLYNFHPGSVLKGDRQVQLKQLAQFLNRAIKETKFVKILLENMAGTGNLVGSNLKDLHDVIEMVEDKTRIGVCVDTCHTFAAGYDISNQESFDKFWKDFDSIIGLKYLHAMHLNDSKAPLGANRDLHEKLGEGFLGLEVFRIIAHADHLRGIPIILETPQPDEEGYGHEIKLLEWLESVENPEDQELITKSEEKQQLGSKSRKEQLSKWEIKQKKATKVPRKRKTASSEGADIAAQLTNSKKAKK; encoded by the coding sequence ATGTCCAAATTCATAAGATCTACCACttccaaatataaattTGGTGCACATATGTCCGGTGCAGGAGGTATATCTAATAGTGTCTTGAATGCCCATAATACAGGATGTAATGCATTTGCCatgtttttgaaatctCCAAGAAAATGGGTGTCTCCAGCCTTTactaaagaagaaattgctAAGTTTAATGATAActgtgaaaaattcaattataACCCATTGACTGATATTCTACCTCATGGACATTACCTTATCAATTTGGCGAACCcagatttggaaaaagtTGATAAAAGTTACGAATCATTTCtggatgatttgaaaagatgCGAGTCCCTAGGTATTGGACTATATAATTTCCACCCGGGTTCTGTCTTAAAGGGAGATCGTCAAgttcaattgaaacaattggcacaatttttaaatagGGCGATTAAGGAAACTAAATTTGTTAAAATtctattggaaaatatggCTGGTACTGGAAATCTAGTAGGAAGCAACTTAAAAGATTTACATGATGTCATTGAAATGGTTGAAGATAAAACAAGAATTGGGGTTTGTGTGGATACATGCCATACATTTGCTGCAGGGTATGATATTAGCAATCAAGAGTCATTTGACAAATTCTGGAAAGATTTCGATAGCATTATAGGGTTGAAGTACCTTCATGCCATGCATTTGAACGATTCTAAGGCACCATTGGGAGCCAACAGGGATTTAcatgaaaaattaggtGAAGGTTTCTTGGGATTGGAAGTGTTTAGAATTATAGCACATGCTGACCACCTGCGTGGAATACCAATTATTTTAGAGACTCCACAAcctgatgaagaaggatATGGTCATGAAATAAAACTATTAGAATGGCTAGAGTCTGTTGAAAACCCGGAAGATCAAGAACTGATAACGAAGAGTGAGGAAAAACAGCAATTGGGATCCAAATCGCGTAAGGAACAATTGAGTAAATGGGAAATTAAACAGAAGAAAGCTACCAAGGTTCCTAGAAAGAGAAAAACAGCAAGTAGTGAAGGTGCTGATATTGCTGCCCAGCTAACTAACTCTAAAAAGGCCAAGAAATGA
- the NCAS0A04460 gene encoding uncharacterized protein, whose product MRATTIFSALLTSASLVLAQENKALASIIDENFHVENSLWDFDDESDNNATMCGSDGLTLTIAESGDSTDLFSEFYILYGRIEAIVKAGNARSISSSIQFFSAPGTIRDGTSQGLFAIDWDDGEGDEFYTFSTAMNSNKNISTQWETHYVKSPQTEYHNYTIDWTKEKLTFYVDGRVVRVVPSTATADFPNSPVKFFITHSDDGDPENASAEYIDMHGGETDYFKGPFIMNIKKLIVADYSTGSNYSYVPGSNATLPQANGGEIYGRYDQAQRDLAALHQNASLSSSYSVSSASSNLSSVTTFANTSTISQSLSTHSTELGSGNGATGGTTAHTNATSITSVGSSNSSRTSSSSPSSSASGAGSATGLSSSLVTFIFIHLFALL is encoded by the coding sequence ATGAGAGCTACAACCATTTTTTCAGCATTGTTGACTTCTGCATCACTTGTGCTGGCACAAGAAAATAAGGCACTGGCCTCTATTATTGACGAAAACTTTCATGTAGAGAATTCGCTATGggattttgatgatgagaGTGATAACAATGCCACGATGTGTGGTAGTGATGGATTAACTCTGACAATTGCTGAGAGCGGTGATAGCACAGACTTGTTCTCCGAATTTTACATACTCTATGGGAGGATTGAGGCAATAGTGAAAGCTGGAAATGCAAGatccatttcttcttcaatccaatttttttctgcGCCAGGTACCATACGTGATGGTACGAGCCAAGGTTTATTTGCTATAGATTGGGATGATGGTGAAGGAGATGAATTTTACACCTTTAGTACTGCAATGAATAGTAATAAAAACATTAGCACCCAATGGGAAACCCATTATGTGAAGTCACCACAAACTGAGTACCATAATTACACAATCGATTGGACCAAGGAAAAACTGACTTTTTACGTTGATGGGCGAGTGGTAAGAGTAGTTCCAAGTACAGCCACCGCAGATTTTCCTAACTCTCCTgtcaaattttttattaccCATTCGGATGATGGCGATCCTGAGAATGCTTCAGCAGAATATATTGATATGCACGGCGGCGAAACTGATTATTTTAAAGGTCCCTTTATTATGAATATTAAAAAGCTTATCGTTGCTGACTATTCAACAGGATCAAACTATTCTTATGTTCCTGGGAGCAACGCAACATTGCCTCAGGCAAATGGTGGTGAGATATATGGAAGGTATGATCAGGCACAGAGGGATTTAGCAGCGTTACATCAGAATGCATCATTATCTAGTTCCTACTCTGTTTCCTCAGCTTCTAGCAATCTGTCTTCCGTAACTACGTTTGCTAACACTTCAACTATATCCCAAAGCCTATCCACGCATTCGACTGAACTAGGCTCTGGCAACGGCGCAACTGGCGGAACCACTGCCCATACTAATGCCACCTCAATAACCTCGGTTGGATCTTCAAATTCCTCAAGAACATCTTCGTCTAGcccatcatcatctgctTCTGGGGCAGGTAGCGCAACTGGTTTGTCGAGTTCGTTAGTCaccttcatctttattcaTCTCTTCGCGCTTTTGTAA